The sequence below is a genomic window from Chloroflexota bacterium.
CGACATCCACTGGCACGGGCGCGGCGCTCATCTGGAGACGGTGGGGCACTTGCATTTGGTGCCCCAGGGCCCGACTGAGACAGGGGTCGAGTTCACGTTGGAGATGGTCGGCCTGGGTCCTATGGCGCTGGTAATCGAGCCGCTGGCGTCGGTGCAGATCGAATCGCAGATGGGCTATCTCGCCGACAGTCTGTGTGCGCAGTTTGAAACGAAGGAGCAATGACTATGATCAACGAACAGGCCGTCTGGGAACAATTGGCGAAGGTGAGAGATCCTGAGTTCGGGCGTTCCATTATCGAGCGGGAGTTGATTGACAAAGTCGAGATCGAGGGTGATACTGTCCGCGTGCGTTATCACCTCACCGTGCCTTTCTGCCCGAAGC
It includes:
- a CDS encoding iron-sulfur cluster assembly protein, encoding MINEQAVWEQLAKVRDPEFGRSIIERELIDKVEIEGDTVRVRYHLTVPFCPKPFALHIGREIRRKVSEVEGVSRVEVIVQEHLQTDEINRELEADLNQ